One Streptococcus gallolyticus subsp. gallolyticus DSM 16831 DNA window includes the following coding sequences:
- a CDS encoding DEAD/DEAH box helicase, whose product MDKLDNYYGRLFTQAQLSDALKKHAKQLPAMTKLNHHYVCNRCGSQVSLQNKLQTNVFYCRNCLVFGRNTSNGHLYYFPQKRFSKKDSLIWKGKLTPYQDDVSKGMLEGIDAKKDLLIHAVTGAGKTEMIYQSVSKIIDDGGCVCLASPRIDVCLELYKRLSRDFSYPITLLHGDSEPYKRAPLIIATTHQLLKFYQAFDLLIIDEVDAFPFVDNAVLYHAVDKAIKPNGTKIFLTATSTDELDKKVKTGTLTKLHLARRFHANPLVVPQKIWLSGVLSNMQKKKIPQKLINLLKKQRQTCYPLLIFFPNIEQGEAFTQILQTYFPEEQIAFVSSKTENRLEIVEKFRKQELSILVTTTILERGVTFPCVDVFVVLANHRLYTKSALVQISGRVGRAAERPTGELLFLHDGSTKEMRKAIAEIKAMNKKGGFA is encoded by the coding sequence ATGGATAAACTGGATAATTATTATGGAAGACTATTTACACAAGCTCAACTTTCGGATGCCTTAAAAAAGCATGCTAAACAGTTGCCAGCAATGACAAAATTAAATCATCATTATGTTTGCAATCGTTGTGGTAGTCAAGTGTCTTTACAAAATAAACTTCAAACAAACGTTTTTTATTGTCGAAATTGCCTTGTTTTTGGAAGAAATACGAGTAATGGACATCTCTATTATTTTCCACAAAAACGTTTTTCTAAAAAAGATTCTCTTATTTGGAAAGGAAAATTGACTCCTTACCAAGATGACGTTTCAAAAGGGATGTTAGAAGGCATTGATGCTAAGAAAGACCTACTTATTCATGCTGTTACAGGTGCTGGAAAAACAGAAATGATTTACCAATCTGTATCCAAAATAATTGATGACGGTGGTTGTGTTTGCCTAGCAAGTCCGCGAATTGATGTTTGTCTGGAGCTTTATAAACGCTTGTCACGTGATTTTTCGTATCCGATTACATTGCTTCATGGAGATTCTGAACCCTACAAACGTGCCCCTTTAATCATTGCCACAACACATCAACTTTTAAAATTTTACCAAGCTTTTGATTTGTTAATTATTGATGAAGTTGATGCCTTTCCATTTGTGGATAATGCCGTGCTTTACCATGCTGTTGATAAAGCTATCAAACCTAATGGAACCAAGATTTTTTTAACAGCGACATCAACAGATGAATTAGATAAAAAAGTAAAAACAGGAACTCTGACCAAATTGCACCTTGCTCGACGCTTTCATGCCAATCCATTAGTTGTGCCACAAAAAATCTGGTTGTCTGGCGTTTTATCCAATATGCAAAAGAAGAAAATTCCCCAGAAATTAATAAATCTTCTAAAAAAACAACGTCAAACCTGCTATCCTTTGCTAATTTTCTTCCCAAATATCGAACAAGGAGAAGCCTTTACTCAAATTTTACAAACTTACTTTCCAGAAGAACAAATCGCTTTTGTGTCTAGTAAAACAGAAAATCGCTTAGAAATTGTAGAAAAATTTAGGAAACAAGAACTTTCTATTTTGGTAACAACAACCATTTTAGAACGTGGTGTCACTTTCCCATGCGTAGATGTTTTTGTAGTGCTTGCCAATCATAGATTATACACCAAAAGCGCGCTAGTTCAGATTTCAGGGCGAGTTGGGAGAGCAGCAGAGCGTCCAACAGGAGAACTGTTATTCTTGCATGACGGTAGCACTAAAGAAATGAGAAAAGCTATTGCTGAAATTAAAGCGATGAATAAAAAAGGAGGATTTGCATGA
- a CDS encoding ComF family protein: MICLLCGQEFSKKEQFLNLILMKKDDNGVCLECQKTFERIGDVHCPNCCRNGFSQQCPDCQAWEKQHHHVSHEALFTYNSSMKDYFSKYKFQGDILLSHVFSKELKQALKKYKNYTFVPVPISPKRLKERQFNQVTALLQAAKISYEDLLIKREISKQSDKTRKGRLETLNPFSLKNVSKVPENVLIIDDIYTTGATLKGIYQLFYENGAKNVKSFTIVR, from the coding sequence ATGATTTGCCTGCTCTGCGGACAAGAATTTTCCAAAAAAGAACAATTTTTAAACCTCATCTTAATGAAGAAAGATGACAACGGCGTTTGTCTGGAGTGTCAAAAAACATTTGAAAGAATAGGAGATGTTCATTGCCCTAACTGCTGCCGAAATGGATTTTCTCAGCAATGTCCAGATTGTCAAGCATGGGAAAAACAACATCATCACGTCTCTCATGAAGCGCTTTTTACCTACAATTCTTCAATGAAAGATTATTTCTCAAAATATAAATTTCAAGGAGATATCCTTTTAAGTCACGTTTTTTCAAAAGAACTCAAACAAGCATTAAAAAAATATAAAAATTATACCTTTGTTCCAGTTCCCATAAGTCCAAAACGGCTAAAAGAAAGACAATTTAACCAAGTAACAGCGCTTTTACAAGCAGCTAAAATCTCCTACGAAGACTTACTAATCAAGAGAGAAATCAGTAAACAGTCCGATAAAACACGAAAAGGGCGCCTAGAAACTCTCAATCCTTTTTCTTTAAAAAATGTTTCAAAGGTGCCAGAAAATGTCTTGATTATTGATGATATTTACACAACTGGCGCCACTTTAAAAGGAATATATCAACTTTTCTATGAAAATGGCGCAAAAAATGTAAAAAGTTTTACGATTGTGCGGTAA
- the hpf gene encoding ribosome hibernation-promoting factor, HPF/YfiA family, with product MIKYSIRGENIEVTDAIRNYVESKLGKIEKYFHAEQGLDARVNLKVYREKTAKVEVTILVDSITLRAEDVSQDMYGSIDLVTDKIERQIRKNKTKIAKKHREKLPASQIFTSEFEAEPVEEGPVVKVVRTKHVSLKPMDIDEALLQMDLLGHDFFIYTDAEDGVTNVLYRREDGELGLIEAK from the coding sequence ATGATTAAATATAGTATTCGTGGAGAAAACATCGAAGTAACTGATGCTATCCGTAACTATGTCGAATCAAAACTCGGAAAGATTGAAAAATACTTCCATGCTGAACAAGGTTTAGACGCTCGCGTTAACCTTAAAGTTTATCGTGAAAAAACTGCCAAAGTTGAAGTGACCATTTTAGTTGATTCTATTACGCTAAGAGCAGAAGATGTCTCACAAGATATGTATGGTTCAATTGATTTGGTAACTGACAAAATTGAACGTCAAATCCGTAAAAACAAAACAAAAATTGCTAAAAAGCATCGTGAAAAATTACCAGCTAGTCAAATTTTTACAAGTGAATTTGAAGCAGAGCCTGTGGAAGAAGGACCAGTGGTAAAAGTTGTTCGTACGAAACACGTTAGTCTAAAACCTATGGACATCGATGAAGCGCTTCTTCAAATGGATCTTTTAGGACACGACTTCTTTATCTACACAGATGCAGAGGATGGTGTTACAAACGTTCTTTATCGTCGTGAAGACGGTGAACTTGGCTTAATTGAAGCAAAATAA